One region of Dysidea avara chromosome 1, odDysAvar1.4, whole genome shotgun sequence genomic DNA includes:
- the LOC136255397 gene encoding uncharacterized protein, producing MQSRVVTLLKIGGLLTFVVVITFGYICFSRSDKAVTSINLVPILKLRSHNLVLNDTNQTRDTSMGSLYNVSDQVTVTRSTGNVEQVKPVVDSKGNSHEQGSHGHILIYSNYEEQTNGARNLWQLQMWANMLKMRVTEPFAVNSMFGVIGALPNYAQALRFSDYYDIDKWNKMAHHHGGSSLVQWEEFLSNCSRKVIVLYTLLRETKKPIVVTYGKDDVKKYKPVKYEQIATKDMQWLKQNFNIVRVVNFIRNAKKEYPMSLEELNSYVFGDYSPTEVTLVIVNWFGMSTDIWRIQLKTSINSSFLNSVNVDFHHSRHSPELSPSTRVLRAYENYVSQYIGVHKYVGIIFRTHCVLRYELIGDPFSLKSQYLLNCSKQLKHTLDKVRSKWEIFMAYDLGTLGSDGYFSPNDKRLFPLRDQIFSDVFNGSIQTKQRKEMLINAAGGISDRGFIALLEKTIATHADCIILLGRFSSFVESSASVYFSLHPSNACAVSICSEEFSNANRTEFTTTDIPDKFLST from the coding sequence ATGCAAAGCAGAGTAGTCACATTGTTGAAAATTGGAGGTCTATTAACATTTGTAGTAGTCATCACCTTTGGTTACATCTGCTTCTCAAGGAGTGATAAGGCAGTAACATCaataaatttggttccaatacTAAAACTGAGAAGCCACAATTTGGTTCTGAATGATACTAACCAAACACGAGATACATCAATGGGAAGCTTGTACAACGTTTCTGACCAAGTTACAGTAACTCGGTCTACTGGAAATGTTGAACAGGTAAAACCAGTCGTAGATAGTAAAGGCAACAGTCATGAACAAGGATCACATGGCCACATTTTGATTTATAGCAACTATGAAGAACAAACAAATGGAGCTAGAAATTTGTGGCAGCTGCAAATGTGGGCTAATATGTTAAAGATGAGAGTTACGGAACCGTTTGCTGTCAACTCCATGTTTGGTGTGATTGGGGCACTACCTAACTATGCTCAAGCATTGCGATTCAGTGATTATTATGATATAGACAAGTGGAACAAAATGGCACATCATCATGGCGGAAGTTCATTAGTACAATGGGAAGAGTTTTTATCCAATTGCTCTCGTAAAGTAATAGTTTTGTACACATTACTAAGAGAAACTAAGAAGCCAATAGTTGTTACTTATGGAAAAGATGATGTAAAAAAATATAAACCTGTTAAGTACGAACAAATTGCAACTAAAGACATGCAGTGGCTGAAGCAGAATTTCAATATTGTCAGAGTAGTAAATTTTATTCGTAATGCAAAGAAAGAGTATCCAATGTCACTGGAAGAGCTTAACTCATATGTATTTGGAGACTATTCTCCGACTGAAGTGACCTTAGTAATTGTAAATTGGTTTGGCATGAGCACAGATATATGGAGAATACAGTTGAAAACATCTATTAATAGTTCTTTCCTCAACTCTGTGAATGTTGACTTCCATCATTCACGACATTCGCCTGAGCTATCGCCAAGTACGAGAGTTTTAAGGGCATATGAAAATTATGTTTCTCAATACATTGGTGTCCACAAGTATGTAGGGATCATATTTAGAACACATTGTGTCTTGCGTTATGAACTTATAGGGGATCCTTTTTCTCTCAAGAGCCAGTACTTGCTTAATTGCAGTAAACAGCTTAAACACACTCTGGACAAGGTTAGGAGCAAGTGGGAAATATTCATGGCTTATGACTTAGGAACACTTGGAAGCGATGGCTATTTTTCACCTAATGACAAACGGCTATTTCCATTACGTGATCAAATATTCTCAGATGTCTTCAATGGCAGCATTCAGACGAAACAAAGAAAAGAAATGTTGATAAATGCTGCTGGTGGAATATCAGACAGAGGGTTTATTGCATTACTAGAAAAGACAATTGCTACACATGCTGACTGTATTATTCTCCTTGGAAGATTCTCCAGCTTTGTAGAATCATCAGCAAGTGTATACTTCTCCCTCCATCCCTCCAATGCATGTGCTGTGTCTATATGCTCTGAAGAATTTTCTAATGCTAACAGAACTGAATTCACAACTACTGATATACCAGATAAATTTCTTTCTACTTGA